One Thalassoglobus sp. JC818 genomic region harbors:
- the nadC gene encoding carboxylating nicotinate-nucleotide diphosphorylase, giving the protein MPEYCLTPSELEQIDRLIETAIDEDLQSQIDLTTDSLVPESAQGTIQIVGREQGTLAGVSIAERVFSFQGRHDVNFTPLLQDGDALIPGTVIAEVSGSMRSILTLERTVLNFLTLLSGTATLTRRFVDAVKQTQCQILETRKTLPGLRAAQKFAVRCGEGTNHRIGLYDAVLIKDNHLAWLKTRSHDYLADAVREARNNAPRGVIVEIEVDTIEQLRCVLPADPDIVLLDNMSNEQLREGVQLRDELNQRVLLEASGGVTLTTVGSIAETGVDRISVGALTHSAPAIDIGFDWSGVVSSSPDGPSS; this is encoded by the coding sequence ATGCCTGAATATTGCTTGACCCCCAGCGAGTTGGAACAGATTGATCGCCTGATCGAGACAGCGATCGATGAAGATCTCCAGAGCCAAATTGATTTGACGACTGACTCTCTCGTCCCGGAATCAGCACAAGGCACGATTCAAATTGTCGGGCGCGAGCAGGGCACTCTCGCAGGAGTTTCGATCGCGGAGAGAGTCTTTTCATTTCAAGGGCGACATGACGTTAACTTCACTCCCTTGCTCCAAGATGGGGATGCACTCATCCCCGGCACTGTGATCGCAGAAGTCTCCGGATCGATGCGAAGCATTCTCACGCTGGAGCGGACGGTCTTGAACTTCCTGACCCTGCTCAGCGGGACAGCGACTTTGACGCGGCGGTTTGTTGACGCGGTCAAACAGACTCAGTGTCAGATTTTAGAAACCCGCAAAACGCTTCCGGGTCTTCGGGCTGCTCAGAAGTTTGCAGTCCGCTGCGGTGAAGGCACCAATCATCGAATTGGGCTCTACGATGCCGTGTTGATCAAAGACAACCATCTTGCCTGGCTGAAGACGCGCTCACACGACTATCTCGCTGACGCAGTCCGCGAAGCACGAAACAACGCTCCGAGAGGAGTGATTGTGGAAATCGAAGTCGACACAATCGAACAGCTTCGCTGCGTGTTGCCCGCCGATCCAGACATCGTCTTGCTGGACAACATGTCCAATGAGCAATTGAGAGAAGGCGTTCAGCTTCGAGATGAACTGAATCAACGCGTGCTTCTCGAAGCATCCGGCGGAGTCACCCTGACGACAGTCGGTTCAATTGCCGAAACTGGAGTTGATCGAATCAGTGTGGGAGCGTTGACTCACTCAGCTCCTGCGATTGACATTGGATTCGACTGGAGCGGAGTTGTCAGTTCGTCCCCCGACGGACCGTCGAGCTGA
- a CDS encoding B12-binding domain-containing protein: MKELVSPKQLAQAISVSESSLKRWCDKGVIPAVYTAGGHRRIPVNGVLSYLRERGLQIQHPEILGLPPATTGGQARKISSEQERLVSAMISGSEEVCIEIVFNLYLANCPVSTICDEVLATTFHEIGDRWGCGDVAVYQERRACELCLRIIHELRRALPELPSSAPIAIGGTLDGDPYTLASSMSELVLRDTGWNANSMGNMLPFASMRQALRDTNARFLWVSVSSIRDKEEFLAEFEELSTLAFNLDATLAVGGKALVEEIRREMKYSAFCDNFRHLQTVAEQSLKKVHSN; encoded by the coding sequence GTGAAGGAACTCGTCTCTCCAAAACAGCTTGCTCAGGCGATTTCGGTCAGCGAATCGTCGCTGAAGCGGTGGTGTGACAAGGGAGTGATCCCCGCAGTCTACACTGCTGGGGGACACCGACGGATTCCAGTGAACGGGGTTTTGAGTTACCTCCGAGAACGTGGATTGCAGATTCAGCATCCTGAAATTCTCGGACTTCCCCCAGCTACTACGGGCGGACAGGCTCGGAAAATTTCCTCGGAGCAGGAACGACTTGTCTCCGCGATGATTTCGGGAAGTGAAGAGGTCTGTATTGAGATCGTCTTCAATTTGTATCTGGCAAATTGTCCAGTCAGCACGATCTGTGATGAAGTACTGGCGACAACCTTCCATGAAATCGGTGATCGGTGGGGTTGTGGAGACGTTGCTGTCTATCAGGAACGTCGAGCTTGCGAACTCTGTTTGAGAATCATTCACGAATTGAGACGAGCACTTCCCGAACTGCCTTCTTCTGCACCGATTGCGATCGGCGGCACACTCGACGGAGATCCGTACACACTCGCTTCTTCGATGAGCGAACTTGTCCTTCGAGATACCGGATGGAACGCGAATTCGATGGGGAACATGCTTCCGTTTGCATCGATGCGTCAGGCACTCCGAGACACCAACGCCAGATTTTTGTGGGTCAGTGTTTCGTCGATTCGTGACAAAGAAGAATTCCTGGCTGAGTTCGAAGAGCTGTCGACTCTCGCATTCAATCTAGATGCGACACTCGCTGTGGGAGGCAAAGCTCTCGTCGAAGAAATTCGCCGAGAAATGAAGTACTCAGCCTTCTGTGATAACTTTCGCCACCTTCAAACAGTCGCTGAGCAATCGCTGAAGAAAGTTCACTCGAATTGA
- a CDS encoding serine/threonine-protein kinase, whose amino-acid sequence MPSSNPGNPTSDPSGGELTFVRPLPRGPSTSPTANVPEIGSESLAPIWSTTGSSFQTRLFPQANNDDSGSLPSVTGMQLGHFVIEERIGRGGMGAVFRAIDQRLDRVVALKVLSPSLSSDGEAIQRFQNEARAAARLDHDNISRVHFIGEEHGLHFIAFEFVTGTNVRDFILQKGRLRIPDVVNYTLQIAEALRHTSAANVVHRDIKPSNIIISPTGRAKLVDLGLARHQSASGKRDLTVAGTALGTFDYISPEQAIDARNVDVRSDIYSLGCTVYHMLTGEPPYPSGTMFQKVVSHHGSVAPNPADRNRMVPPQLARVVQRMMASNPDERYASADALVNDLVQIAEHLGLQPTNPDTTVWTTPLYKARNPYWDGTRTWMAVALVLLLIVFLVDRLQPNRDGEVGSESVASNLESPSDPLDQQPTESQSGGSQTETKRVIIPDGTGVALGSQPIETPTSQTLNPRLTFPTQIEGLTDAVSGTMPELITSSLGTLPSDLVDSTSAWQQWDQIGSTGNASATPVNRDDDSLDSGERTYESSQQSTAVAASPAVNEPYLIRVPGSDKTKRAATLTEAFAVADNNSVVEIRVNGLVELQTESVQISNKRVRLRSSDGFQPIVRFDLRDSLARQPYESLASAIELGTGGAIEIYEIDLELVVDSATSVDLWTFFKMGSGSEVVTRWSTMTLINPTQRPATFFEITATASADISTLMPDRMVTRETSISVQDSILRGQADVISQRSLAPADIRFEETAMNVTGAVLRVDGENAHNLSMDTDPASITSTVSINHVTALTGEGLFSASAGDHGTLGHWELNVRNNIFRVADDMAPLIFLEGHLDSSELLDRFTWIDHSDPNFLIGTTDICLIDSISSFLLEPEQVSASELRMDLTRVGEGITLDSSSVQSLDSAHLIQPIDFYLETGAFGTNPAVKAASDGRDVGVDWTQSQLPSVLPRSSFEISE is encoded by the coding sequence ATGCCCAGTTCCAATCCCGGAAACCCGACTTCTGATCCTTCTGGTGGCGAGTTGACATTCGTTCGACCGCTCCCTCGGGGACCGTCAACTTCCCCCACAGCGAACGTTCCGGAGATCGGTAGCGAATCGCTGGCCCCGATTTGGTCGACAACTGGTTCAAGCTTTCAGACACGCCTCTTCCCTCAAGCAAACAATGATGACTCGGGATCTCTCCCCTCTGTCACGGGAATGCAGCTCGGTCATTTCGTTATCGAAGAACGAATCGGCCGCGGCGGAATGGGAGCAGTCTTCCGTGCGATTGATCAACGACTCGATCGCGTCGTCGCACTGAAGGTTCTGTCTCCGTCACTCTCGTCGGATGGCGAAGCAATCCAGCGTTTTCAAAATGAGGCCAGAGCAGCCGCTCGTCTCGATCATGACAACATCTCGCGAGTTCACTTCATCGGTGAAGAGCACGGACTTCACTTCATCGCATTTGAGTTCGTCACCGGAACAAATGTTCGCGACTTCATTCTTCAAAAGGGACGACTTCGAATTCCGGACGTGGTCAACTACACGCTGCAAATCGCAGAAGCACTTCGGCACACTTCTGCAGCAAATGTCGTCCACCGAGATATCAAACCGTCGAACATTATTATTTCCCCAACCGGGCGTGCGAAACTCGTCGACCTCGGGCTGGCCCGACACCAGTCGGCCAGCGGCAAGAGAGATTTGACAGTCGCTGGAACAGCGTTGGGAACCTTCGATTACATTTCGCCGGAACAGGCGATCGATGCCAGAAATGTTGATGTGCGCAGCGACATCTATTCGCTTGGCTGCACTGTCTACCACATGCTTACAGGCGAGCCCCCTTATCCGTCGGGAACAATGTTCCAGAAAGTGGTCAGCCACCACGGTTCGGTCGCTCCCAATCCCGCTGATCGCAATCGCATGGTCCCTCCACAGCTGGCCCGCGTTGTGCAGCGCATGATGGCCAGCAATCCAGACGAGCGGTATGCATCAGCCGACGCGCTCGTGAACGATCTCGTTCAAATCGCGGAACACCTCGGGCTTCAACCGACGAACCCTGACACAACGGTCTGGACAACTCCTCTCTATAAAGCTCGCAATCCGTACTGGGACGGGACTCGAACCTGGATGGCGGTCGCTCTCGTACTGCTGCTGATTGTCTTTCTCGTCGATCGTTTGCAACCGAACCGCGATGGCGAAGTTGGTTCCGAAAGCGTGGCTTCGAATCTTGAATCACCCAGCGATCCTCTCGATCAACAGCCAACGGAATCACAATCTGGAGGTTCTCAGACAGAGACGAAACGCGTCATCATTCCCGATGGAACAGGTGTCGCACTGGGGAGTCAACCAATTGAAACCCCAACCAGCCAGACACTCAACCCTCGTTTGACATTCCCCACGCAGATTGAAGGGCTCACAGACGCTGTCTCCGGAACGATGCCGGAGTTGATTACCAGCAGCCTCGGAACTCTTCCGTCCGATCTGGTCGATTCGACGAGTGCGTGGCAGCAATGGGACCAAATCGGGAGCACCGGAAACGCTTCAGCGACACCCGTCAATCGCGACGACGACTCCCTCGACTCGGGCGAGAGGACCTACGAATCATCACAACAGTCAACTGCCGTGGCTGCTTCACCTGCTGTAAACGAACCTTATTTGATCCGTGTTCCCGGCAGCGACAAAACGAAGCGGGCAGCGACGCTTACCGAAGCCTTCGCGGTCGCGGACAACAACTCTGTGGTCGAAATTCGAGTCAATGGCCTGGTTGAACTTCAGACCGAGTCCGTTCAGATCTCCAACAAACGGGTACGTCTGCGTTCGAGCGATGGCTTCCAACCGATTGTGCGATTCGATCTCCGCGATTCGCTCGCCCGACAACCCTATGAGAGCTTGGCCTCAGCCATTGAGCTGGGCACTGGCGGAGCGATCGAGATCTACGAAATTGACCTCGAATTGGTCGTCGACTCCGCAACGAGTGTTGACCTCTGGACGTTCTTCAAAATGGGTTCGGGATCGGAAGTTGTCACTCGCTGGTCGACGATGACACTGATCAATCCGACTCAACGCCCAGCCACATTCTTCGAAATCACTGCCACTGCTTCGGCGGACATTTCGACGCTGATGCCCGACCGCATGGTGACTCGCGAGACGTCGATCTCTGTTCAAGATTCTATTCTTCGCGGTCAGGCCGATGTCATCTCTCAGCGAAGTCTTGCCCCGGCAGACATTCGATTTGAAGAGACAGCGATGAACGTGACCGGAGCAGTCCTTCGAGTTGATGGCGAAAATGCCCACAACTTGAGTATGGATACTGACCCAGCTTCGATTACTTCGACCGTCTCAATCAACCACGTCACAGCTTTGACCGGCGAGGGCTTGTTCTCTGCCTCCGCTGGCGATCATGGCACACTTGGACATTGGGAACTCAACGTTCGCAACAACATCTTCCGTGTTGCGGACGATATGGCTCCCCTCATATTCCTCGAAGGTCACCTCGACAGCAGTGAACTGCTTGATCGCTTCACCTGGATTGACCATTCTGATCCGAACTTCTTGATCGGGACAACAGACATTTGTCTCATCGATTCGATCAGCAGCTTCCTGCTGGAACCGGAACAAGTTTCAGCCAGCGAGCTTCGGATGGATCTGACACGAGTCGGGGAAGGCATCACCCTCGATTCTTCATCCGTTCAGTCTCTCGATTCGGCACATCTGATTCAGCCCATCGATTTCTATCTCGAAACCGGAGCGTTCGGCACCAATCCAGCCGTGAAAGCAGCCAGCGATGGACGGGATGTTGGCGTCGACTGGACCCAGTCACAACTGCCGTCAGTTCTTCCCCGCTCCAGCTTTGAAATCTCTGAGTAA
- a CDS encoding metallophosphoesterase family protein: MRILVLADIHSNWAALRAIDEEFDHCVFVGDLVDYGTNPLPCIDWVRRNVDAHVRGNHDHAVAQRVQATSGQGFRQLAAATRPLHWDLLDSRRMKFLGRMPVTTHFRVEDTLLYLVHATPRDPMDEYLGPDEAAWSARLAGIESDFVCVGHSHVPFCLQLDGKTVLNPGSVGQPRDGDPRASYAIIEDGKPSLHRVEYDIDEAVAQLRESGVEDWVVEMSSSVWTSGGRLTREQLERYRSPR; this comes from the coding sequence ATGCGAATCCTCGTTCTTGCTGATATTCATTCGAACTGGGCAGCGCTCCGCGCCATCGACGAGGAATTCGACCATTGCGTGTTTGTTGGCGATCTTGTCGACTACGGAACCAATCCACTCCCGTGTATCGACTGGGTGCGTCGCAATGTCGATGCCCATGTCCGCGGAAATCACGACCATGCTGTCGCTCAGCGTGTGCAAGCAACCTCTGGACAGGGATTCCGACAGCTTGCAGCTGCGACGCGGCCATTGCACTGGGATCTGCTGGATTCTCGCCGCATGAAGTTTTTGGGACGAATGCCGGTCACCACTCACTTTCGAGTTGAAGATACCCTCCTTTACCTTGTTCATGCCACTCCGAGAGACCCGATGGACGAATATCTTGGACCGGACGAAGCTGCCTGGTCAGCGCGGCTGGCGGGGATTGAATCCGATTTTGTATGCGTTGGACATTCACACGTTCCGTTTTGTTTACAGCTCGACGGAAAAACTGTGTTGAATCCGGGAAGCGTCGGACAGCCCAGAGATGGAGATCCGCGGGCTTCTTATGCCATTATCGAAGATGGAAAGCCGTCGCTGCATCGAGTCGAATACGATATCGATGAAGCTGTCGCACAACTCCGAGAATCCGGCGTTGAAGACTGGGTCGTCGAAATGAGTTCGAGCGTCTGGACTTCAGGTGGTCGATTGACGCGGGAACAGCTTGAACGCTATCGGTCTCCGCGTTAA
- a CDS encoding NAD-dependent epimerase/dehydratase family protein → MKALVTGGAGFLGRHLVDQLLDSGNDVRILTRGEYPELADRVEIVRGDVRDKETVQSACAGVDVVFHVAAVPGIWGPWKTFHGINTQGTLNIIEACQRHGVPKLVYTSSPSVVFDGQSHINADESLPYPSKYLCHYPHSKALAEAAVLQANSDSLATVSLRPHLIWGPRDNHLIPRLIRRAMAGRLVRVGDGANSVSCAYVENVAAAHRQACDALSPGSEVAGKAYFINEPEPVNLWEWVDQLLDLGGLPPVKRSISAKLASSVGAGFEAVYGVLRKKAEPPMTRFLAAQLSQSHTYSIENARRDFGYQPQFSFEEGMARLAPEIKAIAERES, encoded by the coding sequence ATGAAAGCACTTGTGACAGGCGGCGCTGGATTCCTCGGACGGCATCTCGTCGATCAACTTCTCGATTCCGGAAACGACGTCCGAATTCTTACACGAGGTGAATATCCGGAACTCGCCGATCGAGTTGAGATCGTTCGCGGGGATGTTCGAGACAAGGAGACTGTCCAATCCGCGTGCGCGGGTGTCGACGTCGTGTTTCACGTGGCCGCGGTTCCGGGAATTTGGGGACCGTGGAAAACGTTCCATGGGATCAATACGCAAGGGACTCTCAACATCATCGAAGCGTGTCAGCGACACGGTGTTCCGAAGTTGGTCTATACGAGTTCGCCCAGCGTCGTCTTTGACGGGCAGTCCCACATCAACGCGGATGAAAGCCTCCCCTACCCTTCGAAATACCTTTGCCACTATCCGCATTCTAAGGCCCTTGCTGAGGCAGCAGTTCTTCAGGCCAACAGCGATTCGCTCGCGACAGTTTCTCTGCGTCCTCATCTGATTTGGGGACCGCGTGACAATCATCTGATTCCGCGACTCATTCGACGAGCGATGGCTGGCCGACTCGTGCGGGTCGGAGATGGGGCAAATTCTGTTTCATGTGCCTATGTCGAAAACGTCGCTGCCGCTCACAGACAGGCTTGCGACGCTTTGTCGCCGGGAAGTGAAGTCGCTGGGAAGGCCTACTTCATCAACGAACCTGAACCTGTCAATCTGTGGGAGTGGGTCGATCAATTGCTCGATCTGGGCGGGTTGCCTCCCGTGAAACGGTCAATTTCTGCGAAGCTGGCGTCCTCGGTGGGAGCTGGTTTTGAAGCTGTTTATGGAGTTCTGAGAAAGAAGGCAGAACCGCCGATGACACGTTTCCTCGCTGCCCAACTGAGTCAGAGTCATACCTATTCCATCGAAAACGCACGGCGCGATTTTGGCTATCAACCTCAATTCAGTTTCGAAGAGGGAATGGCTCGACTTGCACCGGAAATCAAAGCGATCGCTGAACGGGAATCTTGA
- a CDS encoding metal-dependent hydrolase, with the protein MKTPSHFLMTAAIGKIPGLKVIPSAILLGSIAPDLPLYFLTLGSFLWMRNVVGWEPREIFRTVFDHWFFENPVWIVLHNFLHAPLILLSALACIAIRNPSLPKLQSSWWFWFFLSCLFHSVIDIFTHFDDGPLIWFPFDWSTRFASPVSYWDSRHFGREFSQFELWLDLGLLLFLAYMFWKQSRQKQSEVREQNA; encoded by the coding sequence ATGAAGACTCCTTCTCACTTTCTGATGACAGCCGCCATCGGCAAGATTCCCGGGCTGAAAGTGATTCCATCAGCGATTCTGCTGGGCTCGATCGCACCTGACTTGCCACTCTACTTCCTGACGTTGGGTTCGTTTCTATGGATGAGAAACGTCGTAGGGTGGGAGCCGCGTGAGATTTTTCGAACGGTTTTCGATCACTGGTTCTTCGAAAATCCGGTTTGGATCGTGCTTCACAACTTTCTGCATGCACCGTTAATTCTGCTATCAGCTCTCGCATGCATCGCGATCAGAAACCCGTCACTGCCCAAGCTTCAGTCGAGCTGGTGGTTCTGGTTCTTTCTTTCGTGCCTGTTTCATTCGGTGATCGACATCTTCACTCACTTCGATGACGGCCCGCTCATCTGGTTTCCGTTCGACTGGTCGACCCGTTTTGCAAGCCCGGTCAGCTACTGGGATTCCCGACACTTCGGCAGAGAGTTCTCTCAATTTGAGCTATGGCTCGATCTCGGTTTGCTTCTGTTCCTGGCATACATGTTTTGGAAACAGTCACGCCAAAAGCAGTCTGAAGTCCGTGAGCAGAATGCGTAG
- a CDS encoding prolyl oligopeptidase family serine peptidase produces the protein MKMLRTGLAILMAFVVVSSSLRGQTPEELNGLQNSLQDLQSELQDVSPQERVDAEVCAKAVEWILRHQEFYKPQYVESAKQTLELGRNRLAKLNDSNDRWWEAPGAHALGYRSRVDQSVQPYIVILPQQFKPDRTVRWPLHVVLHGRNGNLTEAHFIASQDGKPAPEDQDWIELHVFGRTNNAYRWAGETDVFEAMDDVIRRFPIDETRVTLWGFSMGGAGAWHLAVHHPSRWVSAGAGAGFVDFYKYQKRDEKLPEVQDQLLTIYDAVDYAENLSVVPMITYGGEDDPQLLASLTMKSAAEAAGVPLTVLVGPKMGHKFDDASKASFMEFLTQHNAEGRKRVPGKKEFQFVTYTLKYNQCEWLTIHEQQTPFERTSVVSVVDDSGALLLETENVAALSIRRDIADLVMIDDTEFDLTGDLDPNLTDLYFVQDEDTQQWQILDYEEAIEFEDNPNQHKRQNLQGPVDDAFMEAFVCVTGSASPWSDELSDYSSWVLDRFSGEFDKWLRAIPEQVDDQSVTEELIRKNNLVLFGDPGSNEILGRVHEKLPVQWSRDEFTFDGETYSTRDHAFVLVYPNPLNPRKYVVVNSGMTMRTKDFKASNSWLFPKIGDYAVIKFSKKEDGSFDETVVETGVFDAQWDK, from the coding sequence ATGAAGATGTTACGCACCGGACTCGCAATCCTGATGGCATTCGTTGTGGTCAGCTCCAGTCTAAGGGGGCAAACGCCTGAGGAACTGAACGGGCTTCAGAATTCCCTGCAGGATCTTCAGTCTGAACTGCAAGACGTCTCGCCTCAAGAGCGAGTGGACGCTGAAGTTTGTGCCAAAGCTGTCGAATGGATTTTGCGGCATCAGGAGTTCTACAAACCGCAATACGTTGAGTCAGCCAAGCAAACACTGGAACTCGGACGCAACCGCCTCGCCAAGTTGAATGATTCGAATGATCGCTGGTGGGAGGCACCCGGTGCCCACGCACTGGGATATCGATCGAGAGTCGATCAGTCGGTCCAGCCATACATCGTCATTCTTCCTCAACAGTTCAAACCCGATCGCACAGTCCGTTGGCCACTTCACGTCGTGCTGCATGGGCGCAACGGAAATCTGACCGAAGCTCACTTCATCGCATCACAAGATGGGAAACCCGCACCCGAAGATCAGGACTGGATCGAGTTGCACGTCTTTGGACGAACCAATAACGCTTATCGCTGGGCCGGTGAGACGGATGTGTTTGAAGCGATGGATGACGTGATTCGTCGATTTCCGATCGATGAGACTCGTGTCACGCTTTGGGGATTCTCGATGGGCGGAGCGGGTGCCTGGCATCTCGCCGTTCATCATCCTTCGCGATGGGTTTCGGCTGGTGCTGGGGCGGGGTTTGTCGATTTCTACAAGTATCAAAAGCGAGATGAAAAACTGCCCGAGGTCCAGGATCAACTGCTGACAATCTACGATGCTGTCGACTACGCAGAGAACTTGAGCGTTGTTCCCATGATCACCTACGGAGGTGAGGACGACCCGCAACTGCTTGCGAGTCTAACAATGAAGTCCGCTGCTGAAGCGGCTGGCGTTCCGCTGACGGTTCTCGTCGGACCAAAGATGGGGCACAAATTCGACGATGCCAGCAAAGCATCGTTTATGGAGTTCCTTACGCAACACAATGCCGAGGGACGCAAGCGAGTGCCCGGGAAGAAGGAGTTCCAATTCGTTACCTACACTCTCAAATACAACCAGTGCGAGTGGCTGACGATTCACGAACAGCAAACACCATTCGAGCGAACAAGTGTCGTTTCCGTTGTCGATGATTCGGGAGCACTACTACTCGAAACGGAAAACGTGGCGGCGCTTTCGATTCGACGTGACATTGCTGACTTGGTCATGATCGACGATACGGAGTTCGATCTGACTGGCGACCTCGATCCGAATTTGACCGACCTTTATTTCGTTCAGGATGAAGACACTCAGCAGTGGCAGATTCTCGATTACGAAGAAGCCATCGAATTCGAAGACAATCCGAATCAGCACAAGCGTCAAAATCTTCAAGGGCCTGTCGATGACGCTTTCATGGAGGCGTTCGTCTGTGTGACCGGTTCGGCGAGTCCGTGGAGCGATGAACTCTCTGACTACTCAAGCTGGGTGCTCGATCGATTCTCAGGCGAGTTCGACAAGTGGCTGCGAGCGATCCCCGAGCAAGTGGATGATCAATCTGTCACCGAAGAATTGATCCGAAAGAACAATCTCGTGTTGTTCGGAGATCCCGGTTCCAACGAAATCCTTGGTCGAGTCCATGAGAAGCTGCCGGTTCAATGGAGCCGCGATGAGTTCACATTCGACGGAGAGACTTACTCCACGCGCGATCACGCGTTCGTTCTTGTTTACCCCAATCCGCTCAACCCGCGGAAGTACGTTGTCGTCAACTCCGGGATGACGATGCGAACGAAAGACTTCAAAGCATCGAATTCGTGGCTGTTCCCGAAAATCGGTGATTACGCGGTCATCAAGTTTTCGAAGAAGGAAGATGGGAGTTTTGACGAAACTGTAGTGGAGACAGGGGTTTTTGACGCTCAGTGGGACAAATGA
- a CDS encoding lysophospholipid acyltransferase family protein, translated as MSDFEELPDPLERNLCWRTIQVALQFLFAIWFGYRAKGIEHLPKGGALFLVNHQSFLDPLLVGLPLRRPVSFLARDNLFKVPVVGWVLRNTYVMSIRRESAGTESIRKSIARVQHGFYVGLFPEGTRTLDGQLGEIKPGFISIARRGGVPIVPVGISGAFEAMPKKSFWIRPTRVRVVFGKPIAAERVAELSQKDRQTEFLSVISSEIDECRKQAEKWRNGESLDDSRVAAHSVEDESTASSESSGRDGSSTDSM; from the coding sequence ATGAGTGATTTCGAGGAGTTACCCGATCCGCTGGAACGCAATCTGTGCTGGCGGACAATCCAAGTCGCTCTTCAGTTTTTGTTCGCGATCTGGTTCGGCTACAGGGCCAAGGGCATCGAGCATCTTCCGAAAGGCGGAGCACTGTTCCTGGTCAATCATCAGAGTTTCCTGGACCCGCTTCTCGTCGGGCTTCCGCTTCGACGCCCGGTCAGTTTTCTCGCACGTGACAACCTGTTCAAGGTGCCTGTCGTCGGTTGGGTCCTCCGCAATACTTACGTGATGTCCATTCGCAGAGAATCCGCAGGCACGGAGAGCATTCGAAAATCGATCGCGCGAGTGCAACACGGCTTCTATGTTGGCCTCTTTCCGGAAGGGACACGCACGCTTGACGGTCAACTGGGGGAAATCAAACCCGGTTTTATCTCGATCGCTCGTCGCGGCGGAGTTCCAATCGTGCCTGTGGGAATTTCCGGAGCCTTCGAAGCGATGCCGAAGAAGTCATTCTGGATCCGTCCGACGCGCGTGCGGGTCGTCTTCGGAAAACCGATTGCCGCTGAGCGAGTGGCAGAGCTGAGTCAGAAAGATCGACAGACGGAGTTTCTCTCCGTCATCAGTTCCGAGATTGACGAATGTCGCAAACAGGCTGAAAAGTGGCGAAATGGTGAATCTCTGGACGATTCTCGTGTTGCCGCTCACTCGGTTGAGGATGAATCAACTGCTTCTTCGGAATCTTCCGGAAGAGACGGTTCGTCCACAGATTCGATGTAG